The Equus przewalskii isolate Varuska chromosome 22, EquPr2, whole genome shotgun sequence DNA segment GAGAGAGGTGGCCTCAGTGCTGCTTTGGCCTGAGGGCATTGCTGGTTGCTGGCCTGGGGGAGGTGGTCTTGCCAGCacgctgtgcacagagctctgGAACCCGGCCCCTCGAGGAGGCGGGGCTGGGCAGCCTCCCGGGCTATCCTGGCTGCACTGGATAGTCTGACACCACCACCCTCCATGTTGGGGGAGACAGGCGAGCACCCCTGCTCTGGCGTCTCAGCCAAGCCCTTTGCTCTGCTCACTTCCACCCTGTCTTCCACGGGCATTGTGCATTTGGTTGGAACAATGTTTCCACCGATTCTAACAAACATGATCAACGGGCGCCTGAGGTCTGTGCAGCGCTTAGACCCTGGGGGCCTTGAACAGAGACCCTGTTTCTCTGTGTGAAGGGATGACGCAGTCCTTGCTGTCTTACTGCGTTCTTTGTGGAAGCCCCCGCGTGACCGTCAGAGGACTTGCCGAGGTGCTGCTTTCGAGaacagggaggtggggagggagggcactgTGCCTCCCCGGGGCTGACTCTATTACCTCCAGGAGCCCCGGTggtgggcagtgggaggagggccCCCCTCTAAAGCAGGCCTGTGCCACCTTTGCCCACAGAGTGTGAGGTGGGGCACAGCCGCGCCCCGCATCCGAGGACGGACACGCACCCTGTACTCCTCAAATgttaagcttattttaaaaatactgtgtcACTTGTCTggcattttttattcaaatagctgtatttatttttcatgcccTGACAGCTTGTACATAATGTGCCATAACTGCACAGACATGTTTGGAAGAAATGGTTTCTAAGTGGAAAATAGCACGTTTATATTCAGTAAACCTCACGCCTCCGGGTGCAGTGTCTCCCTGCGTGCTCAGTGTCGGGATCTAGCGTGTTCCTCTGTGCACAGCAGTTTTATCAGGCTCTCTAGAGTGGCCTCAATGCCCAGCACGCCCAGCAGGTTTCGGAAGCCAAGAGGAGCGGTTTCTATGACTCTGTTCTTGTCCAGCTCCAGGACTGTAAAGAAAACAAGTGGGTGAGAGACCTCACCAGACCCCTCCTCCGTCCCCACTTCCCTGCTGCCGTGTGACCGGGAGGCCGGGCCAACTGCTATGACCGTGCACGGGCCTCCCTTTgggctggaggcagagctggaataTGCCCCTGGTGCCTTCAGCCCAGAGGGCCTCGGGGGAGCAACCCCCCTTGCTTTTTGAGCGattgttgatattttaaaaccGATATAAAAAGTACATTAATGAGATTTTCAACTTTTGCTGCCTGCCTCGTCAAACCAGATGTGGTAAGTGGGCATCTCTGTGGGCACATCACAGACCCCACAGGCCCTACCTCGCTGTGGCACTTGGGTGAGAAGATCCAGCTTTGGCAAAACCTTCCCTTCATCGTCGATTTGTATCCTCCAAACTATGACCACTTCAAACCTGAAAGAGGGGGAGAGGTTGCTAAGTGCTCTCTGAAATCTCGGTGAACGAGTGAACTGTGTGCAGCACCGTCCACCTGCCTGCAGGAGGAGGACACCCACCAGGTGGGAGCACTGCTCCCTCCACCTTCCTCGTTCCCGCCCTTCCCGGCCCGTGCCCAGCCGCCCTGGTGCACGTCCAGCCTGAGGGGCAGAGGAAGTGCGGTCAGTTCAACCTGAAAAGAGGGTCGATATCATTAACAAACAGGAAACTGGAAACCAAGACAGCGCTAAGATAGATACTAGCATGACGGTGCAAGTGAAGGACAGGAACTCAGAGtactggtgggaacataaataCGAGAAATTGCTTTCAAAGGAACTTGCAGTAACAGAAGCTGAATCTACCCGGGACCCGGGGATTCCACACCCAGGTGTGTGCCCGACACCGACAGAAGCTGTGTGCTCGTCTGCCAGGGACGTGAACAGACCGTGAGTAACAGGGAAAGACGGTGAGTCACCCACATGCTCGAGACCTGAGAATGAAGTACAGACCTTCACTCAGTGGAGAAGGAGGCTTAGAAACAGAGCAGCTACAGCCACACGCCACCAGAGGTGACAGTAACCCAGGCAGCAAGTCCCAGGGCCTCCACACCCATGTGACCTTGGCAGGCTCGTCCGTGGGTCCAAAGGCACAGCAAGTCCAGCAGCTCCACAGGGCTGCAGCCTCCTGACCTTTTCAGGTGAGATGGTGGAGACAGCTCCCCCCTCTGGCCACCTTCCTTGGCCCCCAGGAGCCTTTCCCCACATCCTCCCTCACCCTGGAGGccggctgggggtggggggtctgcGAATCTGCTATGCCTCCACAGGCAGATCCTGACGTCAGTGAGGCAGTTTACATTTTCTACTCTTTCTAATCCTCATTTTCAACAGGAAACGAGTgtctgggtgctggggagggaCCTGGCCAGCTAGGACAGCCCAGGGCCCCGCAGGCATCTGCACTTACCCTGGCTGGCTAGCGCTCCGGACCCCCATGCAGCTGGAGGCAGCCCCCTCTGCGAGGTGCACGGCCTCAGGGTACTTTTCCTGTGGGGAGAAGACACAGTTACAGAGAGACTGTGGGGCACATCGCTGTTCAGCGACTGGAAGGGCTCGAGGGCCCGTGTGGAGCGTGTCCTGTGTGCCCTGACTCCTTCAGGTCTCAGACAGCCACTCACTGGTTCGGTGCGTGCGTCCTGGTGCCTTGGCCACAGCCGTCCCCACTCCTGCCACCTGTGCTCACTGGCACTGCCCAGTGGCCTCCAGATCCCACTGTCCACTCCCCAGTGTGAACACGCCACAGAATAGCTTCACTCCCATGTCACCGGCTTGTCCACCCAGGGCCATGCAGCATTAGGCCATCCCGCCTCCTGAGTCCCCTCTGATCTGGGGcagcccctctgtctctcttgtCTCTTGTGACCAAGAATGGCTTGAGGAAGCCGGTTGGGCCTGCTGTGGCATGTTCCTCCTGGCCAGAGTCCAGCTGACTCACCCCAGTAATGCTGCCCTGAGGCCTgggggcacatggttctgccaggTTTCTCACTATAAAGCAGCTGTTTTTCTCTAGAACTTTAGCATTTGGCCTTAAAAGCCCTTCCAACAGGCCGGTGGGCTGTCCCCCTCCACGGTGGACACTCCCACCCCTCTATCCTCCCACTTGCTGCGAATGGCCCCCGCCCACATGTGGGCAGCCGTGGGCAGACGGCTCCTGCACAGCACGGGGCCACCTGGACTCCACCAGACACGTGCCAGCTATTCTGGGTAGCAGGGTTTCGGGGAGCATGCACTGCTAAAAGTCAGCTTCTCAATGCTGGGTACCATTTTAGAGTCACAAGTATTCTCTCTCAAACGGAAATGAAGTGGAATTTCACACATTTCTAGGCTTGTGACTCTGAGGTAGGGTTGGCTTCCCCCCACGTGACAGAAAATTCTGGAAACGTCTGCTGCTTTCCAGTGTGCGCAGCAGGCCCCTCCCAGGAACCTTGAGAATGCCAGGAGTGACAGGTCATCAGAACAGAGCTTTACAAGAGCCTGAGCGAGGCGCCCACAGCAGACAGAAGACTGCGTGGCCCCACCTCCTCTTGGAAAACTGTCTTATGAGAACAGACTGCAGGCTGGGTGACGGGAGACTCTGGAGGACAGCGAGGTGCAGCTTGATCTGAGAAACACCTGTCTAGCAGCCAGGCGGAGACGCCCAAGACAAGGGGCCGACACTGGAGTGGGGCAGAACTGGGGGCCTTTGGAGGCCGCAGGTACTCCGTGGACTGAACCAAATCAGCTCTGTCAAATGGGGTCTTGTGGGGACAAAGACTTTCAAAGGACCAGCCCACATATCAGTGAGCTTGCTGCCAGCGTGAGGCCTCTGCTCCCAGACCGTGTGTGTGAAAGATGCCGATGGAACACAAACACGTCCAAACACCAGGCTGTCCTGACCAGATGCTGGGCGGCCTGGTTTCGGGTTACAGATGATGTCTAATTTGAGCAAAACTGTCTCTGCGAGAAAATGTGTACCTACGTGTTTTAAATGGAAAGCAATGGCTGATTTTTAAACCTCAAGCTCTTCTAAATTAGTAACAGCTGTATGAGGAATGTCATGGAGAACGTGCGAATGTGGCAGTGTCTCTGCAGGCGGAGCTGCGGCAGCACAAGGCCTGGGCCGGCTCCAGCGTGGGGCCTGAGGGCGGCAGAAACTGGCTGCAGGCTCGGCCTCCAGCAGCCCTCACGGCCTCTCCAGGCCTTCCGCTCACGAGCAAAAGGGGGGTTTAGATTAGAAGCTTTCAGGAAGAAATAGTGTACTccctttagtttttaaaataaaaaacccaaaagtagAAATGCAGACATTAGGAAAAAGTCAGGCATCCAGTGTGAGTTTCCGGAGAGCTTTCTGGGGGTTGTGGGGAAAGTTTCCTTTGTTACGAGTCGTTAATATCGCCCGTTTATCCAGCTTCGTTCACCTGCCTGGTGACCTCGAATGTTCAGAGCACACCTCAGACGGGAGGAAAGCAACAAAAGGCTGCTGAGCAGCCCAGGGAGACGGCGTGAAGAGCAGAGAGTGGACACAGTTGCTGGtaatcagaaaggaaaagggcGGGTCTCAGTGACAGACGTGACCAGGTGGCTTtgagggagaagacagaaaagttgtgaaaatTGATATAATCCTAAACGCAAAGTGGGCTTGAGGTCAGTTAGCATGAGATCACACTTCAACAGTGACTGAAAGttttacatattatatttcaCATTCACAAAAGACAACCAAGTCACCAAGAAAGGGCTGAGGTAGACGTGCTCCGACAAGGCAAAGAGCTGGCCCATGTGTTTCAGACTCCTCTCCATGAGAAACAGCTACACACAAAAAGGCTAACTTCTAGCTCATCTGGAAAGCTCCTCAGATACTTCACATTCTGCCACGGTAAAACCACGGCCCAGGTCTGGCACAGGAAGGAGTGAACGGGAGGCCTGTGCTCACAACATTGTGGGGTAGCAGCTGCCCCTTCCACAGGAAGCTTGTCCTCAGTGGCAACTCAGCTGGGGGTTTGCTCAGCTGCTGGCCTTAGGCCTGGAGTTGCATTCAAGAGAGTAAAGTAGTGGCTGTGAGAATGCTGGCAATTCTGTATCCAGCCTCAGTTGATGTCTGAGACCCGCTCTGCTGTGGGAATAGCTGCCGGCTGCTGGGAGCAGCCTTGTGACGTATCAGTCATTCCAGCCCAGCGCCGAGGAGGAACACCGGATCACCCCCCGGCCACCTCCCACTTTAAACAAAGGGGAAACCTTGAATCCTGACTTGAGATGTACCCTTGACTTTAACGTTTTCCCAAAGATTACACCTGGCtgattcaatgattttttaaaacacagatttcacataaaattcactccttcaaagtatataattcagtgggttttagtatactTACAaggtta contains these protein-coding regions:
- the CENPP gene encoding centromere protein P isoform X4, encoding MDARRVELSALQAEIAALRRACEETPAPAENATRGQAEERRDLFMFFRSLRFFVEWCEYRKRTFKHFKEKYPEAVHLAEGAASSCMGVRSASQPGFEVVIVWRIQIDDEGKVLPKLDLLTQVPQRVLELDKNRVIETAPLGFRNLLGVLGIEATLESLIKLLCTEEHARSRH
- the CENPP gene encoding centromere protein P isoform X3, encoding MTEKSIKKVLQRHRLSGNCHMITFQLEFQILEIQNKKSLSSVITDLNIIMEPTEYSELSEFVSRAEERRDLFMFFRSLRFFVEWCEYRKRTFKHFKEKYPEAVHLAEGAASSCMGVRSASQPGFEVVIVWRIQIDDEGKVLPKLDLLTQVPQRVLELDKNRVIETAPLGFRNLLGVLGIEATLESLIKLLCTEEHARSRH